A portion of the Apus apus isolate bApuApu2 chromosome 3, bApuApu2.pri.cur, whole genome shotgun sequence genome contains these proteins:
- the ATF3 gene encoding cyclic AMP-dependent transcription factor ATF-3 isoform X1, which produces MMVQHSGQVSALEVSASAIVPTLSPAGSLGFDDFTNLTPLVKEELRFAIQNKRQSHRMSSTLDTVTVSDRPIEKSIMKTEFSPEEDERKKRRRERNKIAAAKCRNKKKEKTECLQKESEKLETINAELKAQIEELKNEKQHLIYMLNLHRPTCIVRAQNGRTPEDERNLFIQQIKEGTLQG; this is translated from the exons ATGATGGTCCAACACTCAGGCCAGGTATCTGCATTAGAAGTCAGCGCCTCCGCAATTGTTCCCACTTTGTCCCCTGCAGGGTCACTGGGGTTTGATGATTTCACAAATTTAACCCCACTGGTGAAAGAGGAACTGAGGTTTGCCATTCAGAACAAGCGTCAGTCCCACAGGATGTCTTCTACATTGGACACGGTGACAGTTTCTGACAGGCCAATTGAAAAATCGATCATGAAAACAGAG TTTTCTCCTGAagaggatgaaagaaaaaagcggagaagggaaaggaacaaAATTGCTGCTGCAAAGTGCcgaaacaaaaagaaggaaaaaacagaatgtTTGCAGAAA GAATCAGAAAAGCTGGAAACTATCAATGCAGAATTAAAAGCCCAGATTGAAGAGCTAAAGAATGAGAAGCAGCATTTGATATACATGCTAAATCTTCACAGGCCCACTTGTATAGTTCGGGCGCAAAACGGAAGGACACCTGAAGATGAAAGGAATCTTTTTATTCAACAGATCAAAGAAGGCACATTACAAGGTTAA
- the ATF3 gene encoding cyclic AMP-dependent transcription factor ATF-3 isoform X2: MSSTLDTVTVSDRPIEKSIMKTEFSPEEDERKKRRRERNKIAAAKCRNKKKEKTECLQKESEKLETINAELKAQIEELKNEKQHLIYMLNLHRPTCIVRAQNGRTPEDERNLFIQQIKEGTLQG; encoded by the exons ATGTCTTCTACATTGGACACGGTGACAGTTTCTGACAGGCCAATTGAAAAATCGATCATGAAAACAGAG TTTTCTCCTGAagaggatgaaagaaaaaagcggagaagggaaaggaacaaAATTGCTGCTGCAAAGTGCcgaaacaaaaagaaggaaaaaacagaatgtTTGCAGAAA GAATCAGAAAAGCTGGAAACTATCAATGCAGAATTAAAAGCCCAGATTGAAGAGCTAAAGAATGAGAAGCAGCATTTGATATACATGCTAAATCTTCACAGGCCCACTTGTATAGTTCGGGCGCAAAACGGAAGGACACCTGAAGATGAAAGGAATCTTTTTATTCAACAGATCAAAGAAGGCACATTACAAGGTTAA